From Caldisericaceae bacterium:
TAGAATGCTACAAGAATTGCTCATGCAAAACTCTATAGGAGGAAGACTGCAATAAAAAAGCCTCTAATCTTTTGAGAGGTAAGCCAACTTTTTGAATTTAGAATTCAATCAATACGAGAGATTTTGGCTTAGAATTCACTAACATAAGGGGATCTCCAAATTCTCATATCATTGATGAATTCTCTCTAAAAATAAAATCAAGCGTAAACTCACAAGAAAAAGAAGACCACAAACAAATGGTAAAGGAGAATTTCCATAGAACCGTTAAAAGAGGAGTTCTACAATAGAAACTTCTACCTCACGTTAGAGGATATGAGTGATGGTTTAAAAAAGTATGTTGAATACTACAATAAGTTTAGACCTCATATGGGTTTAAATGGGCTTACTCCTTATAAGAATAAAAGAACTGCAAGGAGGAAGACTTTCAAAAGACTTAAAGGTTCCTAACATTCTTACTCTTGACAAAATTTTTAATTTTGGTATAAGTAAAAATGATGATAAAAAGTTTTACAGTCACCCAATTTAGGGAACACTACATTACTA
This genomic window contains:
- a CDS encoding integrase core domain-containing protein, which produces MSIEPLKEEFYNRNFYLTLEDMSDGLKKYVEYYNKFRPHMGLNGLTPYKNKRTARRKTFKRLKGS